GGAGCAAGTGTTGTGGCCATTACGATCTACGATTTACTTAAACCAATTGATCCCAATATTTCGATACTAAGCACTAAGCTTCTTAATAAAAAAGGTGGCAAAACAGACTTTAAAGACAAGAACCTCCCTCCCATTACTTCTACAGTAATTGTTTCTTCAGACTCTGTTTCTGCGGGTAAAAAGGAAGATAAAGCAGGTAAAATAATCATAGAGAAGTTAGAAGGGTTTGGCGTAAAAAATTCAGAATACCTCATTATTCCTGATGAACCAGAACAATTAGCAGAGAATGTAAAACGAATTGCAGGCACGGTAAACCTAATAAT
This Flavobacteriales bacterium DNA region includes the following protein-coding sequences:
- a CDS encoding bifunctional molybdenum cofactor biosynthesis protein MoaC/MoaB: MRDISWKVNTLRIATAQSIVQATPETVSMIQNKEIPKGDVFEMAKVAGFLAVKKTSDVVPHCHPLPIEDVTVTYDIKGDQIFIEVEVKTIYKTGCEVEAMYGASVVAITIYDLLKPIDPNISILSTKLLNKKGGKTDFKDKNLPPITSTVIVSSDSVSAGKKEDKAGKIIIEKLEGFGVKNSEYLIIPDEPEQLAENVKRIAGTVNLI